A genomic window from Solanum stenotomum isolate F172 chromosome 10, ASM1918654v1, whole genome shotgun sequence includes:
- the LOC125843209 gene encoding uncharacterized protein LOC125843209: protein MELEKRLKFLNRPTIKTVKSNNNSEQIKASYMPSYGYKRAIAQIPKDPNTKFTGAGMATNVYNPHVEGKQHSGCRLRIQKGTYILQVGWRYHCFVFQVDPTLYGDNTTRLFIHFQAGKFNCFNTLCPGFVQVNTKIPLDISLEGVLSQRGGTKLELLMYIYMDPDDGNWWLLLGESYKQIGFWPHIIFTELTNFAISIEWGGVTYNPPGVPEPPMGSSYFPVENSSFDGFCRSIAISNEKGVSVGKDNIIWRTDNIFAYKVVFKKLLEGLDSFTYVFYGNSAQI from the exons ATGGAGTTAGAAAAACGACTGAAATTTTTGAACAGGCCAACAATCAAAACAGTTAAG AGCAATAACAATAGTGAGCAAATTAAAGCAAGCTACATGCCTTCTTATGGATATAAG cGTGCAATAGCTCAAATTCCAAAAGATCCCAATACAAAGTTTACAGGAGCTGGTATGGCAACTAATGTGTACAATCCTCACGTTGAAGGCAAACAACATAGTGGTTGTCGATTAAGAATTCAAAAAGGAACATATATTTTACAAGTTGGTTGGAGA TATCATTGTTTCGTATTTCAGGTAGATCCAACACTATACGGGGATAATACAACGAGACTTTTTATACATTTTCAG GCAGGTAAATTCAATTGTTTCAATACATTATGCCCAGGCTTTGTACAAGTAAACACCAAAATACCTCTTGATATTTCATTGGAGGGAGTTCTTTCACAACGTGGAGGGACGAAATTGGAGTTATTAATGTACATTTATATG GATCCAGACGATGGAAACTGGTGGCTTCTATTGGGAGAAAGCTATAAACAAATTGGTTTTTGGCCGCATATTATCTTCACAGAGTTAACAAATTTTGCTATAAGTATAGAGTGGGGAGGAGTTACATATAATCCACCAGGTGTACCCGAACCTCCAATGGGCTCAAGCTATTTTCCTGTTGAAAATTCTAGTTTTGACGGATTTTGTAGGAGCATTGCAATTTCAAATGAGAAAGGAGTTTCCGTTGgaaaagataatataatttgGCGTACTGATAATATTTTTGCGTATAAGGTTGTATTTAAAAAACTTTTGGAAGGTTTAGACTCTTTTACTTATGTTTTTTATGGTAATAGTGCACAAATATAA
- the LOC125843208 gene encoding uncharacterized protein LOC125843208 translates to MNNLKMHHRIIRQIVLVLCLFSSYNGVKGKKELSELEDMELEKQLKLLNKPAIKTVKTKYGDTYDCVDFYKQHAFDHPLLKNHNFHPKMKPTFAEIKQNSDGSTTNRLPIIWSKDGGCPSGTVPVKRITKNDLIRQRDLPPPEPANFDNEFVGNNNNSEQKASSMPSNGYKRAIVRTPKELTTKFTGAGMATSVYNPHVEGKQISACRIRIENGSEILQVGWRVDPTLYGDNLTRLFIHRQVGETQCFNTLCPGFVQVNTDLPIESSFEHISQRGVKAWEIAMYIYKDQAYGHWWLLLGDKYESIGYWPNNMFVELAQFATKIEWGGSVYSPPGVPEPPMGSSYLPIGNSTFDAYCKSIAYSNEEGNSVLLQNVYWYSDDLSAYKVLFKNLVEDTNNFLYVLYGGPGNKAQV, encoded by the exons ATGAATAATTTAAAGATGCATCATAGAATTATTCGACAAATTGTATTGGTGTTATGTTTATTTTCGAGTTATAATGGAGTCAAAGGCAAAAAAGAGTTATCTGAATTGGAAGACATGGAGTTAGAAAAACAATTGAAACTTTTGAATAAACCAGCAATCAAAACAGTCAag ACTAAATATGGAGATACGTACGACTGTGTTGATTTTTACAAACAACATGCGTTTGATCACCCATTATTGAAGAACCATAATTTTCATCCTAAG ATGAAACCTACTTTTGCTGAGATAAAGCAAAATTCAGATGGCTCAACAACTAATAGGTTACCGATAATATGGTCAAAAGATGGAGGTTGTCCTTCTGGAACTGTTCCCGTTAAGAGAATCACAAAGAATGATCTTATAAGACAAAGAGATCTGCCACCACCCGAACCTGCCAACTTCGACAACGAATTTGTAGGC AACAATAACAATAGTGAGCAAAAAGCAAGCTCCATGCCTTCTAATGGATATAAG cgTGCAATAGTTCGAACCCCAAAAGAGTTAACTACAAAGTTTACGGGAGCTGGAATGGCAACTAGTGTGTACAATCCTCACGTTGAAGGCAAACAAATTAGTGCTTGTCGAATAAGAATTGAAAATGGATCAGAAATCTTACAAGTTGGTTGGAGG GTGGATCCAACATTATATGGGGATAATTTGACTAGACTTTTCATACATCGTCAG GTAGGTGAAACCCAATGTTTCAATACATTATGCCCCGGGTTTGTGCAAGTAAACACTGATTTACCTATTGAAAGTTCATTCGAGCACATTTCACAACGTGGAGTGAAGGCATGGGAGATCGCAATGTACATTTATAAGGATCAAGCCTATGGACACTGGTGGCTTCTATTGGGAGATAAGTATGAATCAATTGGTTATTGGCCGAATAATATGTTCGTTGAGTTGGCACAGTTTGCTACGAAAATTGAGTGGGGAGGATCAGTATACAGTCCACCAGGTGTACCTGAACCCCCGATGGGTTCAAGCTATTTACCCATTGGAAATTCTACTTTTGATGCCTATTGTAAGAGCATTGCATATTCAAATGAGGAAGGAAATTCAGTTCTATTACAAAATGTATATTGGTATAGTGATGATCTTTCTGCATACAAGGTTCTATTCAAAAATCTTGTGGAAGATACAAACAATTTTCTTTATGTTCTTTATGGTGGACCTGGTAATAAAGCACAAGTGTAA
- the LOC125843302 gene encoding probable LRR receptor-like serine/threonine-protein kinase At1g63430: MRLCVVFQVLVTVGLVLGICDAFPSNEVYALNTFKEAIYEDPLLVLSNWNGLDSDPCGWAGVFCSMAQDHVIKINISGASLKGFLSPNLHSLSSLQELILHGNVLIGTIPKEIGLLKNLKALDLGANQLTGPIPSELGNLTNIMKINLQSNGLTGKLPAELGNLKYLEELRLDRNKLQGLVPANTGSDFTSGVRGMYASGASATGFCRTSQLKVADFSFNFLIGSIPKCLGYLPKSSFQGNCLQHKDPKQRSAALCGSTPPPTSHASTLSNKHQPVEEPRHQTSSKPTWLLALEVVTGVMVGSLFIVGLVTGLQRLKNKSSIIPWKKSGSEKDHMTIYVDTGMLKDVVRYSRQELEVACEDFSNIIGSSPDSIVYKGTMKGGPEIAVISLCVKEEHWTAYLELYFQKEVAELARINHENAGKLLGYCRESSPFTRMLVFEYASNGTLYEHLHYGEGCQLSWTRRMKIVIGIAKGLTYFHSELDPPFTISELNSNSVYLTEDFSPKLVDFESWKSIISRSEKNSGAISSEGAICVLPNTLESRHLDVQGNIYAFGVLLLEIISGRPPYCKDKGCLVDWAKEFLEMPEVLSYVVDPELKHFKQEDLEVICEVINLCIHPTTSRRTSMKDLCAILESNIDTSITAELKASSLAWAELALSS, from the exons ATGAGACTTTGTGTTGTATTTCAAGTTTTAGTCACTGTTGGACTAGTTCTTGGGATCTGTGATGCTTTTCCATCAAATGAAG TTTATGCTCTCAATACCTTCAAGGAAGCTATATATGAAGACCCTCTTCTGGTTTTGTCAAATTGGAATGGTTTAGATTCAGATCCTTGTGGTTGGGCTGGAGTCTTTTGTTCTATGGCTCAAGATCATGTCATAAAAAT AAACATTTCTGGTGCTTCGTTGAAGGGGTTTCTTTCACCCAACTTGCATTCACTCTCCTCTTTGCAAGAACT AATTTTGCATGGAAATGTGCTGATTGGTACAATTCCTAAGGAGATTGGTCTATTGAAAAATTTGAAGGCCTTGGATTTGGGTGCTAACCAGCTAACAGGACCAATTCCTTCAGAGCTTGGCAATTTGACAAACATTATGAAAAT AAACCTACAATCTAATGGATTAACAGGGAAATTGCCTGCTGAGCTTGGTAATTTGAAATACCTTGAGGAACTTCGGTTGGACAGGAACAAACTCCAAGGACTAGTGCCTGCTAATACTGGATCAGATTTTACATCCGGTGTACGTGGAAT GTATGCCTCTGGTGCCAGCGCTACAGGTTTTTGTCGCACATCCCAGCTCAAAGTGGCTGATTTCTCATTCAACTTTCTTATTGGAAGCATACCAAAGTGTTTGGGTTACCTTCCAAA ATCTAGTTTTCAAGGAAATTGCCTTCAGCACAAAGACCCGAAGCAACGGTCTGCTGCTTTATGTG GTAGCACTCCGCCTCCCACTAGTCATGCATCGACACTCAGCAATAAGCACCAGCCTGTTGAAGAACCGAGACATCAGACTTCTTCCAAGCCCACTTGGCTTTTGGCTTTAGAAGTGGTAACAGGAGTTATGGTGGGTTCTCTCTTCATTGTAGGTCTTGTGACTGGCCTTCAAAGGCTTAAGAACAAATCCTCAATCATACCTTGGAAGAAATCAGGAAGTGAGAAAGATCATATGACAATTTATGTAG ATACTGGTATGCTGAAAGATGTTGTAAGATACAGCAGACAAGAACTTGAAGTGGCTTGTGAAGATTTCAGCAACATCATTGGATCCTCACCAGATAGCATAGTTTACAAAGGAACCATGAAAGGCGGACCTGAAATCGCTGTAATATCCCTTTGCGTCAAAGAAGAGCACTGGACTGCCTATCTAGAACTTTATTTTCAGAAAGAG GTGGCAGAATTGGCCAGAATAAATCACGAGAACGCTGGGAAACTTCTAGGCTATTGCAGAGAGAGTAGTCCCTTTACGAGGATGTTGGTGTTTGAATATGCATCTAATGGGACATTATATGAACACCTTCATT ATGGAGAAGGATGCCAACTATCTTGGACACGCCGGATGAAAATAGTTATTGGCATCGCTAAGGGACTGACATATTTCCATTCAGAACTTGACCCTCCATTTACTATATCAGAACTGAATTCAAATTCGGTATATCTCACCGAAGATTTTTCTCCCAAG CTTGTTGATTTTGAAAGCTGGAAGTCGATAATTTCCAGATCAGAAAAGAATTCAGGTGCTATCAGTAGTGAAGGAGCAATATGTGTCCTTCCAAATACTCTCGAGAGTCGTCATCTCGATGTCCAGGGTAACATTTATGCATTTGGAGTACTTCTACTGGAAATAATCAGTGGGAGACCTCCATATTGCAAAGACAAAGGATGCTTAGTAGATTGG GCAAAGGAATTTCTTGAAATGCCGGAGGTATTATCCTACGTTGTGGATCCCGAGTTGAAACATTTCAAACAGGAAGACCTCGAAGTGATATGTGAGGTGATCAACCTTTGCATCCACCCGACTACGAGTAGAAGGACATCCATGAAGGACCTGTGTGCTATTCTGGAGAGCAACATTGACACTTCCATCACTGCAGAGCTCAAGGCGTCTTCGTTGGCATGGGCCGAGCTTGCACTTTCATCCTAA